The window GTCCATCCTGGCCAAGACCTTCCGCGACCAGCTCATGACCGCCCTGGACCGCCGGTTTCCCGGCTATGGCCTGGCCGTGCACAAGGGCTACGGCACGGCGGAGCACATGGCGGCCATTGCCGATCTTGGTCCCTGCCCGCAGCACCGGGCCACCTTTCGCGGGGTGCGACCAGAGGCGCCGCAAACCCAGGGATCGTTGCTGTGACCCCGCGCCGCCCCCGGTCTCCTGCTGCGCCATCCGCCACGGCGTCCGCCAATGCAGCAATCGGGGCACGTGGCGAGGAAGCGGCGGCCCAACTGCTTGCCAAACGCGGCCTGCGGGTGCTGGCCCGCAACTGGCGGCACGGCGGCCTTGAACTGGACATTGTCTGCGACGACCGGGGCACGCTGGTTTTCGTGGAGGTAAAAACCCGCGCCGCCAGCGGCCCCGCCCGCCCCGACGAGGCGCTGACCCCGGCCAAGCGCGGCAAGCTGGTACGCGCCGCCCGGCAGTACCTGGCCGCCCACGACTGCTGGGACAGGCCGTGCCGTTTCGACCTCGTGTGCGTGGTGCACGACGGGGCAACCCTGACGCTGGAGCACTACCCCCATGCCTTCGACCTCACCGCGTCTCTGGGTGGTGGCGACACCGCTTGGCAACCCTGGTGACCTTTCGCCCCGCGCCCGCGACGTGCTGACCGAAGCCGCGCTGGTGCTGGCGGAAGACACCCGGCGCGCCGGGCAGCTGTTTGCCCGTTGCGGGCTGTCCGCCCAGCGGTTCATGAGCTTTCACGACCACAACGAGGAAGAGCGCCTGCCGCGCATCCTCGACGAACTGCGCGGCGGGGCGCACATCGCGCTCATTTCCGACGCGGGCATGCCGCTGATGGCCGACCCCGGCTTTCGGCTGGTGCGCGCCTGCCGGGCCGAAGGCATCGACGTTTCGGTGCTGCCTGGTCCATCGGCCCCGATCACCGCGCTGGCGGGCAGCGGCATCGCCCCGCAGCCGTTCACCTTTCTGGGATTTCCGCCGCGCAAGCGTTCTGACGTGGAAAAGCTGTTCGCGGAATATGCCACCGTGCGCACCACCCTGGTCTTTTTCGAACGCAAGGACAGGCTGGCCGATACGCTGGATGCCGCCCATGCCGCGTTGGGGCCGCGTGAGTGCTGTATCGCGCGGGAATTGACCAAGCCCCACGAGGAGTTTATCCTTCTACGGTTGGAAGACAGGGCGCAACTGACCCGCGAATTGCTTGGAGAAATAACGGTGGTCATTGGTCCTCCGGAATCCGTGACCGCCACCCCGAGCGCGGAAGTGCTGGCCCTGCTGGCCGACGAGGCCAAGGCCGCCCCCGACGAGAAGCCGCGTGAACTGGCCCGCCGGGTGCACGAGGCAACCCGGGGCTGGACGGTGAAGGATATCTACAAACTGTTGCAGGACAACAGGTAGGTCGCCCCCGGGGCAGCCGACGAGCCGCCCCGCGATACCCGACCTCGCCGAGCGGCCCGACCTCACAGACGGGTCCGACCGGCCCGGCTGGTCCGACCGACACGGCTGGTCCGACCGACACGGCCAACCCGGCGCCCCCCCGGCCCGGCTGATCCACTGCCCCACAACACGACAACGGCCTTGCCACGGTGCCCCATGCCCACGCCCGCCACCGCCATGCCCGACGCCAAGACCCTGCTGCTGTGCTTTCTGCGGTCGTATCTTGTCGGCGCGGCGTTCAACACGCGCGGGCACCAGAACATCGGCATCGTGTTCGCCATGGAGCCGGGGCTGGCCGCCATCTATCCGGACCCGCGCGCCCGGCGCGATGCGCGCAAGCGCTACCTGCGCCACTTCAACACCCATCCGTTCTGGGCGCCGCTGCTGGTCGGCACCTTTCTGTCGCTGGAAGCGCGCATCGCGCGCGGTACCTTTCCGGCAGAGGTGCTGCGCAACCTGAAGGACACCACCGTGTACACCCTGTCGGCCATCGGCGATTCGGTGTTCGGCGGCAGCATGCTGGTATTCTGGTCGCTGACCACCTGTGCGCTGGTGGTTTCCGGCAACAACGGGGCGGCCTTTCTGTGGAGCCTGATGCTGTTCGTCTCGTTGCAGGTGTTCAAGCTGTTCACCTTCGCGGCGGGCCTGCGCGAAGGACTCAAGGTGCTGCAACGGCTGAAGCAGTGGGACCTCATCAACTGGGGCGAAAAGCTGAAGCTGTGCAACGCCGTGGTGCTGGCGGGCCTGTTGTGGCTGATCTGGCCGCATCACCAGCATGTTCCGCGCTGGACGCTGTCCGCGTTGCTGCTCATGCTGGCCTCGTGGCTGATCGGCCGCTTTCATGTTTCGCGCATTTTTCTGGCTGTCTGCGCCACTGCGGCGGCCTTCGCCCTGCCGTGGGCGGATGACTGGATGCCTTTGCCCTGGGGCTTCTAGCCCACCGCCCGCATCACGAACCATACCGACGCCATAGCCGACAGGATACACGACGTGCAGGAACCCATCGAAGAGACGCAGGAAGGACTTACCGTGACGGTGTGCGTGGCCAACGACCAGGGCCTGCACGCCAGACCGGCCGCCCGCCTGGCCCAGGAAGCGCAGAAGTTCGGCGCGGAACTCTTTCTTGCCATGGACGGCATGGAAGTGGACGCCAAGAGCATTCTGGACATCCTTTCCCTGGCCGCCGCCAAGGGCACGTGCCTTACCCTGCGCGGCGTGGGCACCGATGCGCGCCACGCGCTGGAGCACCTTTCCGCCTTGTTCCGCAACCGCTTTCGCGAGGAGTAGCCGGTGGCGCGCGAGATTCTGCAAGGCATAGCCGTTTCGGCGGGCGTTTCCATCGGCAAGGCGTTCTTCACCAACCGCCGCCGCAGAAGCGCCTCGTTCGAAATCATTCCGCCCGGTGCGGCGGATTCGGAAGTGGCCCGCCTGGAGCAGGCCGCAAGCGACGTGCGCGACGACCTTGGCCGCGCCCGCGACAACGTGCCCGCAGAACTGCGCGACCACGCCGCGA of the Nitratidesulfovibrio sp. genome contains:
- a CDS encoding YraN family protein yields the protein MGARGEEAAAQLLAKRGLRVLARNWRHGGLELDIVCDDRGTLVFVEVKTRAASGPARPDEALTPAKRGKLVRAARQYLAAHDCWDRPCRFDLVCVVHDGATLTLEHYPHAFDLTASLGGGDTAWQPW
- the rsmI gene encoding 16S rRNA (cytidine(1402)-2'-O)-methyltransferase translates to MPSTSPRLWVVATPLGNPGDLSPRARDVLTEAALVLAEDTRRAGQLFARCGLSAQRFMSFHDHNEEERLPRILDELRGGAHIALISDAGMPLMADPGFRLVRACRAEGIDVSVLPGPSAPITALAGSGIAPQPFTFLGFPPRKRSDVEKLFAEYATVRTTLVFFERKDRLADTLDAAHAALGPRECCIARELTKPHEEFILLRLEDRAQLTRELLGEITVVIGPPESVTATPSAEVLALLADEAKAAPDEKPRELARRVHEATRGWTVKDIYKLLQDNR
- a CDS encoding PTS system mannose/fructose/sorbose family transporter subunit IID; translated protein: MPTPATAMPDAKTLLLCFLRSYLVGAAFNTRGHQNIGIVFAMEPGLAAIYPDPRARRDARKRYLRHFNTHPFWAPLLVGTFLSLEARIARGTFPAEVLRNLKDTTVYTLSAIGDSVFGGSMLVFWSLTTCALVVSGNNGAAFLWSLMLFVSLQVFKLFTFAAGLREGLKVLQRLKQWDLINWGEKLKLCNAVVLAGLLWLIWPHHQHVPRWTLSALLLMLASWLIGRFHVSRIFLAVCATAAAFALPWADDWMPLPWGF
- a CDS encoding HPr family phosphocarrier protein, translating into MQEPIEETQEGLTVTVCVANDQGLHARPAARLAQEAQKFGAELFLAMDGMEVDAKSILDILSLAAAKGTCLTLRGVGTDARHALEHLSALFRNRFREE